In Sandaracinaceae bacterium, the following proteins share a genomic window:
- a CDS encoding tetratricopeptide repeat protein, with amino-acid sequence MRSSRTLRLPPLLLALGLGAAPVVMGASVPAAAQVSPAQAHYQTALAHKRAGRWNEALAEVDAALAIDPNLAAAHLTRGSILRQLSRLDEALGAYRRVAELQPQHADGHAMVGATLVRLRRFEEAVASLQRAVQLRPDDTSSWGNLGIALRRLNRIDDAVAAYQSGLSHAPNDANLLNNLGVLLRNAGRYQEAADLFRRALLTEPNDHAMILNLAVALRSLERFEDAIPQYRRALELHPQYEDAMFDLAACYDQLGRNAEAATWYRRYIEAIGNREPDNAARATTALERVSR; translated from the coding sequence ATGCGATCCTCACGGACCCTCCGCCTGCCTCCTCTCCTGCTCGCGCTGGGCCTCGGCGCGGCCCCGGTCGTCATGGGCGCATCCGTCCCGGCGGCCGCCCAGGTGAGCCCCGCTCAAGCCCACTACCAGACGGCGCTCGCCCACAAGCGAGCCGGCCGCTGGAACGAAGCGCTGGCCGAGGTCGACGCCGCGCTCGCGATCGACCCGAACCTGGCCGCCGCGCACCTGACCCGTGGCTCCATCCTGCGACAGCTGAGCCGCTTGGACGAAGCCCTCGGAGCGTATCGGCGCGTCGCCGAGCTGCAGCCCCAGCACGCGGATGGGCACGCCATGGTGGGGGCCACGCTGGTGCGCCTGAGGCGCTTCGAGGAGGCGGTGGCGTCCCTTCAGCGCGCTGTGCAGCTGCGCCCCGACGACACCTCGAGCTGGGGCAACCTCGGCATCGCGTTGCGCCGCCTGAACCGCATCGACGACGCCGTGGCCGCGTACCAATCTGGCCTCTCCCACGCTCCGAACGACGCCAACCTGCTGAACAACCTGGGCGTGCTGCTGCGGAACGCAGGCCGGTACCAAGAGGCCGCGGATCTCTTCCGGCGCGCGCTGCTGACGGAGCCCAACGACCACGCGATGATCCTGAACCTGGCCGTGGCGCTGCGGTCCCTGGAGCGCTTCGAGGACGCCATCCCGCAGTACCGACGGGCGCTCGAGCTGCACCCGCAGTATGAAGACGCGATGTTCGACCTGGCCGCCTGCTACGACCAGCTGGGACGCAACGCCGAGGCCGCCACCTGGTACCGCCGCTACATCGAGGCCATCGGCAACCGCGAACCAGACAACGCCGCGCGCGCCACGACGGCCCTCGAGCGCGTCAGCCGCTGA
- the mdoH gene encoding glucans biosynthesis glucosyltransferase MdoH, protein MASDPVNLALLTDSTAQLTAHLTDRSRRLDARASAEHRVIEYLLALGLTDTRRLLEVTHELLATVPTPLDDTALAEAAVTQAQARVAAFLHDVFDGREDEVHPLWLRAFFSTHPAECLGDVSSARACALSFGDPFAGLPPASKRFAQQSLEPAGLPSWLVGVLPPALIGGALTALLSRALAAGGWSLAETAFIVLFAFLSTLGAAGFWTALRGFVAPHHAQPEVPRDAPLPRTALLMPIYHESAEHVFAALHAMREALSREPAARAFEVFVLSDSRIAECIADEERAFRRTAALGELPIPIYYRRRALNEHQKAGNLAEFFERFGHRYEYAIVLDADSVMRAETMLSLVRRMEANPRLGLLQAPLSLHAATTVFARTHQFAASVYGGVFMRGLAAWAGRHGNYYGHNAAVRVRAFMDCCALPKLRGERPFGGTILSHDFVEAALLCRAGWEVRTATDLEGSYEELPPTVPEYVARDRRWCQGNLQHLRIALAEGLLPMSRIHMWIGVSAYLAGPVWLGFVGLGAWLASQAHGPLLPHTLALGLSGAAATLIVGPRLLGLLDTCRTSARRAAHGGAVLVLLGVLGELLTSLVLAPVLMLHHARIVTSIVLGNVVTWGPQARRGDAPLAAVLRAEATTSACGVGLALACASFAPGLLPWLAPVYVPWVLAIPVTAIVSSPALGRGVRALGLFTVPTEARPDDLLRRADALRALTAADATARFRDVVLDPVLVATKLAAAPAPRAATPRLEHLAELSLQRGPAALTKQEQELLVNDPASLKRLHRDAWRRWPVESWAQGRDRPQLPSDQTPPAHGAPAVTV, encoded by the coding sequence ATGGCGTCCGACCCCGTGAACCTCGCGCTGCTGACGGACAGCACGGCGCAGCTGACGGCGCACCTGACGGACCGGTCGCGGCGACTCGACGCGCGCGCCAGCGCGGAACACAGGGTCATCGAATACCTGTTGGCGCTCGGTCTGACCGACACCCGACGGCTGCTCGAGGTCACGCACGAGCTGCTCGCGACGGTCCCCACGCCGCTGGACGACACGGCGCTCGCCGAGGCCGCCGTGACGCAGGCTCAGGCGCGCGTCGCGGCCTTCTTGCACGACGTGTTCGACGGGCGGGAGGACGAGGTGCACCCGCTCTGGCTGCGCGCCTTCTTCTCGACCCACCCCGCGGAGTGCCTGGGCGACGTCTCGTCCGCGCGTGCGTGCGCGCTCTCGTTCGGTGACCCGTTCGCGGGCCTCCCCCCGGCGTCCAAACGCTTCGCGCAGCAGTCGCTCGAGCCGGCGGGGCTGCCCAGCTGGTTGGTGGGCGTGCTGCCGCCAGCGCTGATCGGAGGCGCCCTCACGGCGCTCCTCTCGCGCGCCCTCGCGGCAGGGGGCTGGAGCCTGGCCGAGACGGCGTTCATCGTATTGTTCGCGTTCCTGTCGACGCTCGGCGCAGCGGGCTTTTGGACGGCGCTCCGCGGCTTCGTCGCGCCACACCACGCCCAGCCCGAGGTCCCGCGGGATGCTCCTCTACCCCGGACCGCGCTGCTGATGCCCATCTATCACGAGAGCGCCGAGCACGTGTTCGCGGCGCTGCACGCCATGCGCGAAGCGCTCTCCCGCGAGCCGGCCGCCCGCGCATTCGAGGTCTTCGTGCTCAGCGACTCACGGATCGCGGAGTGCATCGCCGACGAGGAGCGCGCGTTCCGGCGGACGGCCGCGCTGGGGGAGCTACCCATCCCCATCTATTACCGACGCCGCGCGCTGAACGAACACCAGAAGGCCGGCAATCTGGCGGAGTTCTTCGAGCGCTTCGGGCACCGCTACGAATACGCCATCGTGCTGGACGCGGACAGCGTGATGCGCGCGGAAACGATGCTGTCGCTGGTCCGCCGCATGGAAGCGAACCCGCGCCTCGGGCTGTTGCAGGCGCCCCTTTCGCTCCACGCCGCGACGACCGTGTTCGCGCGCACCCACCAGTTCGCCGCGAGCGTCTATGGTGGCGTGTTCATGCGGGGGCTCGCGGCTTGGGCGGGGCGGCACGGGAACTACTACGGGCACAACGCCGCCGTGCGCGTCCGCGCTTTCATGGATTGCTGCGCTCTGCCCAAGCTGCGCGGTGAACGCCCGTTCGGCGGTACCATCCTGAGCCACGACTTCGTCGAGGCCGCGCTGCTCTGCCGAGCGGGTTGGGAGGTGCGCACCGCCACGGATCTCGAGGGGAGCTACGAGGAGCTCCCGCCCACCGTGCCCGAGTACGTCGCGCGAGACCGCAGGTGGTGTCAGGGCAACCTGCAGCACCTCCGCATCGCCTTGGCCGAGGGATTGCTCCCGATGAGCCGCATCCACATGTGGATCGGCGTGTCGGCCTACCTGGCTGGCCCGGTGTGGCTCGGCTTCGTGGGCTTGGGCGCGTGGTTGGCCTCCCAGGCACACGGCCCGCTGCTGCCTCACACGCTCGCGCTCGGCCTATCGGGGGCCGCGGCCACTCTCATCGTGGGGCCACGCCTCCTCGGGCTGCTGGACACGTGCCGGACGTCAGCGCGTCGGGCCGCCCACGGTGGCGCGGTGTTGGTGCTGCTCGGCGTCCTCGGCGAGCTGCTCACCTCCCTGGTGTTGGCTCCGGTGCTGATGTTGCACCACGCCCGCATCGTGACCAGCATCGTGCTCGGGAACGTGGTCACCTGGGGACCCCAGGCGCGACGCGGGGACGCGCCGCTCGCGGCCGTGCTGCGCGCCGAAGCCACCACCTCCGCGTGCGGGGTCGGGCTCGCGCTCGCTTGCGCATCGTTCGCGCCGGGCCTGCTCCCCTGGCTCGCGCCCGTGTACGTTCCGTGGGTGTTGGCCATCCCGGTGACCGCCATCGTGTCCAGCCCCGCTCTTGGCCGTGGTGTGCGCGCCCTGGGTCTATTCACCGTGCCCACCGAAGCTCGCCCGGACGACCTGCTACGGCGCGCCGACGCGCTGAGAGCGTTGACGGCTGCCGACGCCACCGCCCGCTTCCGAGACGTCGTGCTCGACCCGGTGCTCGTGGCCACCAAGCTCGCCGCCGCCCCCGCACCGCGCGCAGCGACCCCTCGGCTCGAGCACCTGGCCGAACTGTCGCTGCAGCGAGGTCCAGCTGCGCTCACGAAGCAAGAACAAGAGCTGCTGGTCAACGACCCGGCCAGCCTGAAGAGGCTGCACCGTGACGCGTGGCGGCGCTGGCCAGTGGAGTCGTGGGCACAGGGCCGCGACCGCCCGCAGCTGCCATCAGACCAGACCCCGCCGGCGCACGGCGCACCCGCCGTGACGGTGTGA
- a CDS encoding acyl-CoA dehydrogenase, whose product MAASASSASNPLVDDAFVDLLLYEHLDAAGLTSLPAFADHSRETFDLYLGAVRRFAREELFATYKPMDLEPPVLRDGQVITHPTLPRLFRSMVELGVLTATRPEEVGGQQLPHVVATLATAYLMAANLSAYGYVGLTHGAAHLIEAFGSDALKDAYMKPMYAGDWNGTMALTEPHAGSSLGDVTTRAMPTDRGHHLIRGSKIFISGADHTMVDNVVHLTLARIDGAPAGSKGISLFAVPKRRWQDGQLVPNDVRVSQVIHKIGWRGLPSTALEYGDDGDCHGYLVGEENQGLRYMFQMMNEARLMVGMNGAATASVAYHEARLYALSRPQGRGLGQLPSSPIVPIIEHADVRRMLIRQKAFVEGSLAVLATTARYADVAQHGVSEAERERAQVLLDLLTPIAKTFPAERGFEANALAVQVLGGYGYTSEYLPESYLRDQRLNSIHEGTTGIQSLDLVGRKLGAKGGAGLTALAEEVRKTLADAEAHAVPAALVTALRDAAGTVSALVPELLGRGMRGDAAGMLSHSADFLDLLGTLVVGWQWLALYVVAQRSTAAGATQHAARDEGLRCTAQYFLTTELPRVALLAALCRSAEDSYVKMRPEWFG is encoded by the coding sequence ATGGCCGCCTCTGCTTCGTCCGCCTCGAACCCCCTCGTCGATGACGCGTTCGTCGATCTCCTGCTCTACGAACACCTCGACGCCGCGGGCCTGACGTCACTCCCGGCGTTCGCGGACCACTCCCGAGAAACCTTCGACCTGTACCTCGGTGCCGTGCGCCGCTTCGCCCGCGAGGAGCTGTTCGCGACCTACAAGCCGATGGACCTCGAGCCGCCGGTGTTGCGCGATGGCCAAGTCATCACCCACCCAACGCTGCCGCGCTTGTTCCGCAGCATGGTGGAGCTGGGCGTGCTGACCGCGACGCGCCCCGAGGAGGTTGGCGGGCAACAGCTCCCCCACGTGGTGGCGACGCTGGCGACGGCGTATCTCATGGCCGCGAACCTGAGCGCCTACGGCTACGTGGGCCTCACGCACGGCGCAGCCCACCTGATCGAGGCCTTCGGCAGCGACGCGCTCAAGGACGCGTACATGAAGCCCATGTACGCGGGGGACTGGAACGGCACGATGGCGCTGACCGAGCCGCACGCCGGGAGCAGCCTGGGAGACGTCACCACGCGCGCCATGCCCACCGACCGCGGTCACCACCTCATCCGCGGGAGCAAGATCTTCATTTCGGGCGCCGACCACACGATGGTCGACAACGTGGTGCACCTGACTCTGGCGCGCATCGACGGCGCGCCGGCCGGCAGCAAGGGCATCTCGCTCTTCGCCGTGCCCAAGCGGCGTTGGCAGGACGGGCAGCTGGTGCCCAACGACGTGCGCGTCTCGCAGGTCATCCACAAGATCGGTTGGCGCGGCCTGCCCAGCACCGCGCTCGAGTACGGCGACGATGGGGACTGCCATGGCTACCTCGTGGGCGAGGAGAACCAGGGCTTGCGCTACATGTTCCAGATGATGAACGAGGCGCGCTTGATGGTCGGCATGAACGGTGCGGCGACGGCCTCCGTCGCGTACCACGAAGCACGCCTCTATGCGCTCTCACGCCCCCAGGGGCGCGGCCTCGGGCAGCTGCCCTCGTCTCCCATCGTGCCCATCATCGAGCACGCGGACGTGCGGCGCATGCTGATCCGTCAGAAGGCGTTCGTGGAGGGCAGCCTCGCCGTGCTGGCGACCACGGCGCGCTACGCGGACGTGGCGCAGCACGGCGTGAGCGAGGCGGAACGCGAGCGTGCGCAGGTGTTGCTGGACCTGCTGACGCCCATCGCGAAGACGTTCCCTGCAGAGCGTGGCTTCGAGGCCAACGCGCTCGCCGTGCAGGTGCTCGGCGGCTACGGCTACACCAGCGAGTACCTGCCCGAGAGCTACCTGCGCGACCAGCGCCTGAACAGCATCCACGAGGGCACCACCGGCATCCAGTCTTTGGACCTGGTGGGTCGAAAGCTCGGCGCGAAAGGCGGCGCGGGCCTCACGGCGCTGGCCGAGGAGGTGCGGAAGACGCTCGCCGACGCGGAGGCGCACGCCGTGCCCGCCGCGCTGGTGACCGCGCTGCGCGACGCGGCGGGTACCGTGAGCGCGCTGGTGCCGGAGCTGCTCGGGCGCGGCATGCGCGGCGATGCCGCAGGCATGTTGTCGCACAGCGCGGACTTCCTCGACCTGCTCGGAACCCTGGTGGTGGGGTGGCAGTGGCTCGCGCTGTACGTCGTCGCGCAGCGCTCCACCGCTGCGGGCGCCACTCAGCACGCCGCGCGTGACGAGGGGCTGCGCTGCACGGCGCAGTATTTCCTGACCACCGAGCTGCCTCGCGTGGCGCTGCTTGCGGCGCTCTGTCGGAGCGCCGAGGACTCGTACGTCAAGATGCGGCCGGAGTGGTTCGGGTGA
- a CDS encoding protein kinase, whose product MSASLLQRSVGDMLGERYRIVSVLGEGGFGSVYAADDLEAGRRVAVKCLHAHLAADADVVVRFRREARAATEIGHPGIVEVFDFGALSDGSIVMAMELLEGEDLADKLARDGALRVSDACQLVTHVCAALGAAHAKGIIHRDLKPDNIFLPAGEGAQPIKLLDFGISKFQAPVEGASMMTKTGTAMGTPFYMSPEQAQGKRGIDARADIYSLGVILFRLLTDQHPFEDDSYPMLVLKICTEPPPPVRKYRMDVPVQLDALISKMLSKTPAERPATCADVAAALAPFVTHDVAPVVTPGGATRDVTPSALSRVHSPLALANTAISSSALPHDEGLDLDAEEQRALGGGLRPWMIALIVLVAVAVVGGGLLYLKGPDTLDDPVATVALPTPDEPDIAPLTTPPPTSLGWRFEHPRPRAMPSWRAVAVGGAGLVGVVGNRGQAGRFVSGRLVRWDTGTRADLHGIAWATADSAWVVGEGGLLERLGAGAPEVVRTDTQAALRDVVVVSPTEVVAVGDRGTFLRVVGQRLTSVATGVSETLFGAHARDGVVFAVGQGGLVLRVEGDHVVTERPAGSSTLRAVGGCPRSDLYAVGDDGHVMRRIEDGSWRRVPGTGREGFTGVSCDEGRAAASGTDGNVLLLAGDRSVRLASGTDQPFRDIAGAEGAATWVVGDAGRLALMATDHLILLTEGTSRTLRAAAVLAGRLVVVGEWGTLLREGEHAFSAGVSGTDAALAGLATYRDDTLVAVGDQGVMLAVTWSAVREVQSPTEQPLRAIVAREGWLTAVGARGTVVRGPLEGLSTTTVEGEPTLWAISGTPERAVAVGDRGAVVRLTQTTVTPVRCDEARGLQLRGVLQGETESFAVGVGGAVLRITDGSCTVERAPSEGAATLFTVGLDDEGRVFAAGEDGAAVVRATDGSWTELDLGVDVALFGMLRTDRDVWLVGASGAILRRPRTDSPGSGATGGAGVSG is encoded by the coding sequence ATGAGCGCGTCCCTTCTGCAGCGCAGCGTGGGCGACATGCTCGGCGAACGCTACCGCATCGTGTCCGTGTTGGGCGAAGGGGGGTTTGGATCCGTCTACGCGGCCGACGACCTCGAGGCCGGGCGGCGAGTGGCCGTGAAGTGCCTGCACGCGCACCTCGCGGCCGACGCGGACGTGGTGGTGCGCTTTCGGCGCGAGGCCCGCGCTGCGACGGAGATTGGCCACCCAGGCATCGTCGAGGTGTTCGACTTCGGCGCCCTGAGCGACGGATCCATCGTGATGGCCATGGAGCTGCTCGAGGGCGAGGACCTCGCGGACAAGCTCGCGAGGGACGGGGCGCTGCGTGTCAGTGACGCGTGTCAGTTGGTCACTCACGTCTGCGCAGCGCTGGGCGCGGCCCACGCGAAGGGCATCATCCACCGCGACCTGAAGCCCGACAACATCTTCCTGCCTGCGGGCGAGGGCGCGCAGCCCATCAAGCTGCTCGACTTCGGCATCAGTAAGTTCCAAGCGCCCGTCGAGGGCGCCTCGATGATGACCAAGACCGGGACGGCCATGGGCACGCCGTTCTACATGTCGCCGGAGCAGGCGCAGGGGAAGCGCGGCATCGACGCGCGCGCCGACATCTACTCACTGGGCGTCATCCTGTTCCGCCTGCTCACGGACCAGCACCCCTTCGAAGACGACTCCTACCCCATGCTGGTGCTCAAGATCTGCACCGAGCCACCGCCTCCCGTGCGCAAGTACCGCATGGACGTGCCGGTGCAGCTCGACGCGCTGATCTCGAAGATGCTCAGCAAGACCCCAGCCGAGCGCCCCGCGACGTGCGCGGACGTGGCCGCCGCTCTCGCGCCGTTCGTCACGCACGACGTGGCGCCAGTGGTCACGCCCGGCGGGGCCACACGCGACGTGACGCCATCTGCCCTGTCGCGCGTCCACAGTCCGCTCGCGCTGGCCAACACCGCCATCTCGTCCAGCGCGCTGCCGCACGACGAGGGGCTCGACCTCGACGCCGAGGAGCAGCGCGCGCTCGGGGGCGGGCTACGGCCGTGGATGATCGCGCTGATCGTGCTCGTGGCGGTCGCTGTGGTCGGAGGCGGGCTGCTGTACCTGAAGGGCCCGGACACGCTCGACGACCCCGTCGCGACGGTCGCGTTGCCCACGCCCGACGAGCCGGACATCGCTCCTCTGACCACGCCTCCGCCCACGTCGCTGGGCTGGCGCTTCGAGCACCCTCGGCCGCGCGCCATGCCCTCGTGGCGGGCTGTCGCCGTGGGGGGAGCGGGGCTCGTCGGCGTGGTCGGCAACCGTGGGCAAGCCGGGCGCTTCGTCAGCGGGCGGCTGGTGCGCTGGGACACCGGTACGCGCGCGGACCTGCACGGCATCGCGTGGGCGACGGCCGACTCGGCGTGGGTGGTAGGCGAGGGTGGCTTGTTGGAGCGCCTCGGCGCGGGGGCACCCGAGGTCGTTCGTACCGACACGCAGGCCGCGCTGCGCGACGTGGTGGTGGTGTCGCCGACGGAGGTGGTCGCGGTCGGCGATCGCGGCACGTTCTTGCGTGTGGTAGGGCAGCGCCTCACGTCCGTGGCGACCGGCGTGAGCGAGACCCTCTTCGGCGCCCACGCGCGCGATGGGGTGGTGTTCGCGGTGGGGCAGGGTGGCCTGGTGTTGCGGGTCGAGGGCGACCACGTGGTCACGGAGCGCCCGGCTGGCAGCAGCACGCTGCGCGCGGTGGGGGGGTGCCCGCGCAGTGACCTCTACGCGGTCGGAGACGACGGCCACGTCATGCGTCGCATCGAAGATGGCAGCTGGCGCCGTGTGCCCGGGACAGGCCGCGAGGGCTTCACGGGCGTCAGCTGCGACGAAGGGCGTGCCGCGGCGTCTGGCACGGACGGCAACGTGCTCTTGCTCGCTGGCGATCGGTCGGTACGCCTCGCGTCGGGGACCGACCAACCGTTCCGGGACATCGCGGGCGCGGAGGGGGCGGCTACCTGGGTGGTGGGTGACGCGGGCCGGCTCGCCCTGATGGCCACCGACCACCTGATCCTGCTCACGGAAGGTACGTCGCGCACGCTGCGCGCCGCTGCGGTGCTGGCCGGACGCCTGGTGGTGGTGGGCGAGTGGGGCACGCTGCTACGTGAGGGTGAGCACGCGTTCTCGGCTGGCGTCAGCGGCACGGACGCCGCGCTGGCGGGGCTGGCGACCTACCGTGACGACACGCTCGTGGCGGTCGGTGACCAGGGAGTGATGCTGGCCGTCACGTGGAGCGCCGTGCGCGAGGTGCAGAGCCCCACGGAGCAGCCGCTGCGCGCCATCGTCGCCCGCGAGGGTTGGCTCACCGCCGTGGGCGCGCGGGGAACGGTGGTCCGTGGGCCGCTCGAGGGTCTCTCGACCACCACGGTCGAGGGGGAGCCGACGCTGTGGGCCATCTCCGGCACACCGGAGCGCGCCGTCGCCGTCGGGGACCGTGGCGCCGTGGTGCGCCTGACGCAGACCACCGTTACGCCCGTCCGCTGCGACGAGGCGCGCGGGCTTCAGCTGCGCGGTGTGCTGCAAGGTGAGACCGAGTCGTTCGCGGTGGGGGTCGGTGGCGCGGTGCTGCGCATCACGGACGGCAGCTGCACGGTCGAGCGCGCGCCCAGCGAAGGAGCCGCGACGCTGTTCACGGTGGGTCTGGACGACGAGGGGCGCGTGTTCGCGGCGGGCGAGGACGGAGCTGCGGTGGTGCGCGCGACCGACGGGAGCTGGACGGAGCTGGACCTCGGCGTCGACGTGGCGCTCTTCGGGATGCTGCGCACCGACCGCGACGTGTGGCTGGTGGGGGCGAGCGGTGCCATCCTGCGGCGGCCACGCACGGACTCACCGGGGAGCGGGGCGACCGGAGGGGCGGGCGTCAGCGGCTGA
- a CDS encoding HAD hydrolase-like protein — translation MSERPSADSPTVLLFDIDGTLLKTGGAGRRSMRAAFAEVCGRGDALDAMDFRGMTDPLIFEGGLQSIGEPVSPDRVTLLAAAYLRHLAREVPASPSYQVLPGVREVLASLAAERHIAMGIGTGNSEAGAHTKLRHGELSHYFRFGGYGDDGAERVALVRAGASRGATALGQPLEGCRVVIIGDTPKDALAARGIGAECLAVLTGGFSDAELYAAGATWVVPDLTHPEVVPRLRTRG, via the coding sequence ATGAGTGAACGCCCGTCCGCTGACAGCCCCACCGTGCTGTTGTTCGACATCGACGGAACCTTGCTCAAGACGGGCGGGGCCGGACGGCGCAGCATGCGAGCCGCGTTCGCCGAGGTGTGTGGTCGTGGCGACGCGCTCGACGCGATGGACTTCCGCGGCATGACCGATCCCCTCATCTTCGAGGGGGGTCTACAGAGCATCGGGGAGCCGGTCAGCCCGGACCGCGTGACGCTCCTCGCCGCGGCCTATCTGCGCCACCTCGCTCGGGAGGTTCCGGCCTCCCCGTCGTATCAGGTGCTGCCGGGGGTGCGCGAGGTGCTGGCCTCGCTCGCCGCGGAGCGCCACATCGCGATGGGGATCGGGACGGGCAACAGCGAGGCCGGTGCCCACACCAAGCTGCGGCATGGTGAGCTCTCGCACTACTTCCGCTTTGGTGGCTACGGTGACGACGGCGCGGAGCGGGTCGCGCTCGTGCGCGCCGGGGCGTCGCGGGGGGCAACGGCGCTCGGGCAGCCACTCGAGGGGTGTCGCGTGGTCATCATCGGCGACACTCCGAAGGACGCGCTCGCGGCGCGCGGCATCGGCGCGGAGTGCTTGGCGGTGCTCACGGGTGGCTTCAGCGACGCGGAGCTCTATGCGGCTGGGGCGACGTGGGTGGTGCCCGACCTGACGCACCCCGAGGTGGTGCCGCGCCTGCGCACGCGCGGGTAG
- a CDS encoding glucan biosynthesis protein: protein MLVRAAQARAAAPHRPLPSLNDDGALARLSYDEHRQIRFRPAASLFREGAGAFEAQFFHLGGTSRTPVTLFRLERGEPTVIPYDRSFFTRGDGELPVELAASAYAGFRLHGPINGSGYRDEVIVFQGASYFRSLGPGQAYGLSARGLAIDTGTPRPEEFPVFDAFYLLPPLPGEHTAWVLASLTSPRAEGAFAFHVTLGDATIVDVTARVFPRGEIEALGIAPLTSMFLFGEESLGRGGDFRPEVHDSDVLVSVGRGGEHLARPLRNPAQTSVSSLRLDSPRGFGLLQRDRDFDNYQDLEAHYHARPSAWVEPLDDWGPGALRLLEIATELETDDNIVAMWVPDTVPDDGLALRYRMAFGDAVGPTAASHVVSTRVEPRATGQVRFLVDFVGPGLVDTSNVELVLTSGAATILEAHVEPNPHTGGVRASFVLEATRPAELRAFLRRGDHTVSETWSYPWRPTP, encoded by the coding sequence GTGTTGGTGCGCGCTGCCCAAGCGCGCGCGGCCGCCCCTCACCGGCCACTCCCTAGCTTGAACGACGACGGCGCCCTGGCTCGGCTCAGCTACGACGAGCACCGCCAGATTCGCTTTCGCCCCGCGGCCAGCCTGTTTCGAGAGGGCGCGGGCGCGTTCGAAGCTCAGTTCTTCCACCTCGGGGGCACGTCTCGGACGCCCGTCACGTTGTTCCGCCTCGAGCGGGGCGAGCCCACGGTCATCCCCTACGACCGCTCCTTCTTCACACGCGGCGACGGTGAGCTCCCGGTCGAGCTCGCTGCCTCCGCCTATGCCGGGTTCAGGCTGCACGGCCCGATCAACGGAAGCGGCTATCGCGACGAGGTGATCGTCTTCCAAGGCGCCAGCTACTTCCGCTCCCTGGGCCCAGGGCAGGCCTACGGCCTATCGGCACGAGGCCTCGCCATCGACACCGGCACCCCCCGTCCGGAGGAATTCCCGGTGTTCGATGCGTTCTACCTGCTCCCCCCTCTGCCGGGCGAGCACACGGCCTGGGTGCTCGCGTCGCTCACTTCCCCCCGCGCCGAAGGCGCCTTCGCCTTTCATGTCACGCTCGGGGACGCCACCATCGTCGACGTCACCGCGCGCGTGTTCCCGCGCGGCGAGATCGAGGCGCTGGGCATCGCGCCCCTCACCAGCATGTTCCTCTTCGGCGAAGAGTCGCTCGGTCGTGGTGGTGACTTCCGCCCCGAGGTACACGACTCGGACGTCCTCGTGAGCGTGGGTCGCGGGGGCGAGCACTTGGCACGCCCCCTCCGCAACCCCGCGCAGACCAGCGTCTCGTCGTTGCGCCTCGACTCCCCGCGCGGTTTCGGGTTGCTCCAGCGAGACCGCGACTTCGACAACTACCAAGACCTCGAGGCCCACTACCACGCTCGCCCGTCCGCGTGGGTGGAGCCGCTCGACGACTGGGGACCCGGCGCGCTCCGGTTGCTCGAGATCGCGACCGAGCTGGAGACGGACGACAACATCGTCGCGATGTGGGTGCCGGACACGGTCCCGGACGACGGCCTCGCGCTCCGCTACCGAATGGCCTTCGGGGACGCCGTAGGCCCCACAGCCGCGTCCCACGTCGTGTCCACACGGGTCGAGCCTCGGGCGACAGGGCAGGTGCGCTTCCTCGTGGACTTCGTGGGTCCCGGGCTGGTCGACACGTCGAACGTGGAGCTCGTGCTCACCTCGGGCGCAGCCACCATCCTCGAAGCCCACGTCGAGCCGAACCCACACACTGGCGGGGTGCGCGCATCCTTCGTGCTGGAGGCGACACGACCCGCCGAGCTGCGTGCGTTCCTGCGCCGCGGTGACCACACAGTGAGCGAGACGTGGAGCTACCCATGGCGTCCGACCCCGTGA